The Chryseolinea soli genome contains a region encoding:
- a CDS encoding ATP-binding protein → MQPKILLVDDREDNLLSIETILAPSGYQFVKANSGRQALKVLLSEFDFAMILMDVKMPNLNGFETAALIYEREKLKHIPIIFITANNYGDENMFKGYQSGAIDYIFKPINPDVLRAKVGVLIDLYRKNRLLFEQEQKLITINRNLEREINERKVSEEKVRQLNHKLLENIANLESANKDLERFAFMASHDLQEPLRKIRMFSDRLFSKYRDVLHEDAKMVTRIQQAAERMQALIVDILAFSKISIDKSAFVISDLNVVLKDLLAEMEEEVHETKARISIEPLPPLMVSPTLMRPLFQNLISNALKYRRKDTEATIRIRSEVSVGVNDRDKNLVNRYCRIFVEDNGIGFDQKYAEEIFGMFRRLHNNGDYAGTGVGLALCKKIAELHNGYISARSKVNEGSTFIVSLPIRPEEVD, encoded by the coding sequence ATGCAACCGAAGATATTGCTCGTAGACGATCGCGAAGACAACCTGCTCTCCATAGAAACCATTTTGGCGCCCAGCGGCTATCAGTTTGTGAAAGCAAACTCGGGACGACAGGCGCTGAAGGTGCTGTTGAGCGAGTTTGATTTTGCCATGATCCTCATGGACGTGAAGATGCCCAACCTGAACGGTTTTGAAACGGCTGCGCTCATTTACGAACGCGAAAAGCTGAAACACATTCCCATCATCTTCATCACCGCCAACAACTACGGCGACGAGAACATGTTCAAGGGTTACCAGTCGGGGGCCATCGACTATATTTTCAAGCCCATCAATCCGGATGTGTTGCGCGCCAAAGTGGGTGTGCTCATCGACCTGTACCGGAAAAACCGATTGTTGTTCGAACAGGAACAGAAACTCATCACCATCAACCGTAACCTGGAGCGCGAGATCAACGAACGCAAGGTCTCCGAGGAAAAGGTGCGGCAGCTCAACCACAAGCTGCTGGAAAACATTGCCAACCTGGAATCCGCCAACAAGGACCTGGAGCGGTTTGCGTTCATGGCTTCCCACGACTTGCAGGAGCCCTTGCGCAAGATCAGGATGTTCAGCGACCGGTTGTTCAGCAAATACCGCGACGTGCTCCACGAAGATGCCAAGATGGTGACCCGCATTCAGCAGGCAGCCGAACGCATGCAGGCCCTCATCGTCGACATCCTGGCGTTCTCAAAGATCTCCATCGACAAGTCCGCCTTTGTCATCAGCGACCTGAACGTGGTGCTAAAAGACTTGCTGGCCGAAATGGAAGAAGAAGTGCACGAAACCAAGGCCCGGATCTCCATCGAGCCGCTGCCCCCGCTCATGGTGAGCCCGACCCTGATGCGGCCCTTGTTCCAAAACCTGATCAGCAATGCATTGAAGTATCGCAGGAAGGATACGGAAGCCACCATCCGGATCCGTTCGGAAGTGAGCGTGGGCGTGAACGACCGCGACAAGAATTTAGTGAACCGGTATTGCCGCATTTTTGTGGAGGACAATGGTATTGGCTTTGACCAAAAGTATGCGGAAGAGATCTTTGGCATGTTCAGGCGGCTGCACAACAACGGTGACTACGCCGGTACGGGCGTGGGTCTGGCCCTCTGCAAAAAGATAGCCGAACTGCACAACGGCTATATTTCCGCACGCAGCAAAGTAAACGAAGGCTCTACCTTTATCGTTTCCCTTCCCATCCGACCGGAGGAAGTCGATTGA
- a CDS encoding response regulator: MSLYRTILLVDDDKEDQEIFRDAIEEVDTSVHCLCANNGEEALVLLGNDITAQPDLLFIDLNMPRLNGKQVLQEIKKQPHLDGIPIIMYSTFFGEADIAEIKAAGAVHHMIKPTKFADLCASLEKILATRW, translated from the coding sequence ATGAGTCTTTACCGTACTATTCTCCTGGTCGATGACGACAAGGAAGACCAGGAAATTTTTAGGGACGCTATTGAGGAGGTCGACACTTCGGTCCATTGCCTTTGTGCCAATAATGGCGAAGAAGCACTTGTCCTGTTAGGTAACGACATCACCGCCCAACCCGATCTATTATTCATCGATCTGAATATGCCACGCCTGAACGGCAAGCAGGTTTTGCAAGAGATAAAAAAACAACCCCACCTCGACGGCATTCCCATCATCATGTACTCCACCTTTTTCGGGGAGGCCGATATCGCCGAGATCAAGGCCGCCGGCGCGGTTCACCATATGATCAAGCCTACAAAATTTGCAGACCTCTGCGCGTCGTTGGAAAAAATATTGGCGACACGTTGGTGA
- a CDS encoding sensor histidine kinase has protein sequence MEKNLRILVLEDMEDDLELIEYILSDANLDFSTKRVDNREEFIAALQTEPIDVILSDHSLPQFNSQEALAIYLESGLKIPFILVTGAVSEEFAVNTLKQGADDYVLKSNLTRLPSAIINAVRQREAEAAKMLANDAMRRQYEELMKINKELDSFVYSVSHNLRAPLRSVLGLINLARIEDEKRGNFFNEYFSMMETSMNKLDDTLKEILDYSRNARQDLTIEKIDIRKLVTDNLERMQYMPGSQRIAKQIDVKEDYALFSDKYRLSVIFNNIISNAIKYYDEQKPQPFLRIAITVTKDKAHMEFEDNGIGIDPAYLSKVFDMFFRATHNNDGAGLGLYIVQEAVDKLKGTVVINSQIRKGTTFVIEMPNFS, from the coding sequence ATGGAAAAGAATCTAAGAATCCTTGTCCTCGAAGACATGGAGGATGATCTCGAGTTGATTGAATACATTTTAAGTGATGCCAACCTTGATTTTTCGACAAAGCGCGTCGACAACCGGGAAGAATTCATAGCCGCGCTGCAGACAGAACCGATAGACGTCATTCTCTCCGACCACTCTCTGCCCCAATTCAACTCGCAAGAAGCCCTGGCTATCTACCTGGAATCAGGTTTGAAAATTCCGTTCATCTTAGTAACGGGCGCCGTATCGGAAGAATTTGCCGTGAACACCTTAAAGCAAGGCGCCGACGACTACGTGTTGAAGTCCAACCTAACCCGGCTCCCGTCGGCCATCATAAACGCCGTGCGGCAACGTGAAGCGGAGGCGGCCAAAATGCTCGCCAACGATGCCATGCGCCGCCAGTACGAGGAATTGATGAAGATCAACAAGGAGCTGGACAGTTTTGTCTACAGCGTATCGCACAACCTGCGGGCACCATTGCGCTCCGTGTTGGGTTTGATCAATTTGGCCCGTATAGAAGACGAAAAACGCGGCAATTTTTTTAACGAATATTTCAGCATGATGGAAACCAGCATGAACAAGCTGGACGATACCCTCAAAGAGATCCTGGACTACTCCCGCAATGCGCGCCAGGACCTGACCATCGAAAAAATTGACATCCGTAAATTGGTGACCGACAACCTGGAGCGCATGCAGTACATGCCCGGCTCCCAGCGCATTGCGAAACAGATCGACGTGAAAGAAGACTACGCGTTGTTTTCGGATAAATACCGTCTTTCCGTGATCTTCAACAACATCATTTCCAACGCCATCAAATACTACGACGAACAGAAACCGCAGCCCTTTTTGCGCATTGCCATCACGGTGACCAAAGACAAGGCACACATGGAATTCGAAGACAACGGCATCGGTATTGATCCGGCCTACCTTTCAAAAGTATTCGATATGTTCTTCCGGGCCACGCACAACAATGACGGCGCCGGCTTGGGGTTGTATATTGTGCAGGAGGCGGTCGACAAGCTTAAAGGTACCGTGGTGATCAACTCTCAGATCCGGAAAGGCACAACCTTCGTTATCGAAATGCCCAATTTCTCCTAG
- a CDS encoding cytochrome ubiquinol oxidase subunit I produces the protein MDDLLAARLQMALSLGFHIIYACIGMVMPFFMAVAHYKWITTGNEIYENITKAWSKGVAIFFATGAVSGTMLSFELGLLWPVFMEHAGPIFGMPFSLEGTAFFVEAIFLGFFLYGWGRFNKWFHWFTGVVVGVSGLASGILVVSANAWMNSPTGFDYVDGQYLNIDPIKAMFNDAWFTQALHMTLAAIAATGFAVAGVHALMILRQRNIAFHLHAFKIAATFGGIAALLQPLSGDLSAKDVATRQPAKLAAMEAHYHTQRSAPLIIGGIPNPKTKTVDFAIELPGMLSFMTYGSFDAEVAGLDKIPEADQPPVPVVHYAFQIMVGIGGFMVLLALTLLIAFRKREWFQKKWFLTLFALATPLGFVAVEAGWTVTEVGRQPWILQGIMRTKDAVTPMPGIAWTFYLFTAVYISLSLVIVFLLKRQIQMVPRLYDVQPSTKPV, from the coding sequence ATGGACGACTTACTCGCAGCGCGTTTACAAATGGCCTTGTCGCTCGGGTTCCATATTATTTATGCATGCATCGGCATGGTCATGCCCTTCTTCATGGCGGTGGCCCACTACAAATGGATCACTACCGGCAACGAGATCTACGAGAACATCACGAAAGCCTGGAGCAAAGGCGTCGCGATCTTTTTTGCCACCGGCGCCGTTTCGGGTACGATGCTATCGTTTGAACTGGGGTTGCTGTGGCCTGTATTCATGGAGCACGCCGGACCAATTTTTGGCATGCCCTTCTCGCTGGAAGGCACGGCCTTCTTCGTTGAAGCCATCTTCCTGGGATTTTTTCTGTATGGTTGGGGTCGATTCAACAAGTGGTTCCACTGGTTCACGGGCGTGGTTGTGGGCGTTAGCGGGTTAGCTTCCGGTATTCTCGTGGTATCGGCAAATGCCTGGATGAATAGTCCAACGGGGTTCGATTATGTCGATGGTCAATACCTCAACATCGATCCCATCAAAGCCATGTTCAACGACGCATGGTTCACCCAAGCCCTGCACATGACCTTGGCCGCCATAGCTGCTACCGGATTTGCTGTGGCGGGTGTACATGCCCTCATGATCCTGCGGCAACGCAACATTGCCTTTCACCTGCACGCATTTAAGATCGCCGCGACATTTGGCGGCATAGCAGCGTTGTTGCAGCCCCTCAGCGGCGACCTTTCTGCAAAAGATGTAGCCACCCGGCAACCCGCCAAGCTGGCGGCGATGGAGGCGCACTATCACACGCAGCGATCGGCACCGCTCATCATCGGAGGCATCCCCAATCCGAAAACAAAAACGGTCGACTTCGCCATCGAGCTGCCCGGCATGCTCAGCTTCATGACCTACGGCAGCTTCGACGCCGAAGTGGCCGGTCTCGACAAGATCCCCGAAGCCGATCAACCCCCGGTGCCCGTGGTACACTACGCTTTTCAGATCATGGTAGGCATCGGTGGTTTCATGGTGCTGCTCGCCCTCACGTTACTCATCGCATTCCGCAAGCGCGAATGGTTTCAAAAAAAGTGGTTTCTCACGCTTTTTGCCCTGGCCACCCCGTTGGGTTTTGTGGCCGTTGAAGCAGGATGGACCGTAACGGAAGTGGGCCGCCAACCCTGGATCCTTCAAGGGATCATGCGCACCAAAGACGCCGTCACCCCCATGCCTGGCATCGCATGGACCTTCTATTTGTTCACGGCCGTGTACATCTCGCTCAGTCTCGTCATTGTATTCCTGTTGAAACGCCAGATCCAGATGGTGCCGCGCTTGTATGATGTTCAACCTTCAACCAAGCCGGTATGA
- a CDS encoding cytochrome d ubiquinol oxidase subunit II: protein MSYVVITFLWLSILLYFVLGGADFGAGIIELFTSPQHVGRTRRTLYHAIGPIWEANHMWLIIAIVILFVGFPVIYTQLSIYLHIPMLIMLLGITARGTAFVFRHYDAVRDEMQELYNRVFVWSSFITPLFLGIIAGSTVSGQIQPDAKDFLTAYVYGWLNWFSLSVGFFTVALCGFLAAVYLIGEAEDDRDRREFIRKARNANLIAIACGVLVFVAAEIDNVPLMKWVFKDAVGLLAVSAATVSLIALWALIRRKRRLALRLLVSFQVTMILLAISYAHFPNIIIMANGESLSLYEYEAPEKTQVALGWALLVGSLFILPALFYLYYSFQIKRMRHFEE from the coding sequence ATGAGCTACGTGGTGATAACGTTTCTTTGGCTCTCGATACTCCTGTATTTTGTATTGGGTGGCGCCGATTTTGGCGCCGGCATTATTGAATTGTTTACATCGCCCCAACATGTTGGCCGCACCCGGCGCACGTTGTATCACGCCATCGGGCCCATATGGGAGGCTAACCATATGTGGCTGATCATCGCCATCGTTATTTTATTCGTGGGATTTCCGGTAATCTATACCCAGTTGTCCATCTACCTGCACATCCCGATGTTGATCATGTTGCTGGGCATCACCGCGCGCGGAACGGCGTTTGTGTTCCGGCATTACGATGCCGTGCGCGACGAGATGCAGGAGCTGTATAACCGCGTTTTTGTGTGGTCGAGTTTTATCACGCCCCTTTTCCTGGGCATCATCGCCGGCAGCACAGTGTCCGGCCAAATCCAACCCGATGCCAAGGATTTTCTGACCGCATACGTCTATGGCTGGCTCAATTGGTTTTCCCTCTCCGTGGGCTTCTTCACGGTAGCCCTATGCGGCTTCCTCGCCGCTGTATACCTCATCGGCGAAGCAGAAGACGACCGCGACCGCAGGGAATTCATTCGCAAAGCACGAAATGCAAACCTCATCGCCATCGCCTGTGGTGTGCTGGTGTTTGTGGCCGCCGAGATCGACAACGTGCCCCTGATGAAATGGGTGTTCAAAGACGCGGTAGGGCTGCTGGCCGTATCGGCCGCCACGGTGTCGCTGATCGCTTTGTGGGCATTGATAAGACGAAAAAGAAGGCTTGCGCTGCGGCTGCTGGTATCGTTCCAGGTGACGATGATTTTGCTGGCGATCAGCTACGCGCATTTTCCGAACATCATTATCATGGCCAATGGTGAAAGCTTGTCTCTCTATGAATACGAGGCGCCGGAGAAAACCCAGGTCGCGTTGGGTTGGGCGTTGTTGGTGGGAAGTTTGTTTATTTTGCCGGCGTTGTTTTATCTGTACTACAGTTTCCAGATCAAAAGGATGCGGCATTTTGAGGAGTGA
- a CDS encoding SDR family oxidoreductase codes for MKTTKNTILITGGTAGIGLEIAKHFAAKGNQVIVTGRDEARLKKALAQIPGAQGIVSDVSNGKDVEQLVKKLYAEFPSLNIVVNNAGRAYLSDLAEGQGTFEKAGDEMLTNYLSIIRLNEALLPLLKEQQEAAVVNVSSIVALTPNHRTATYGASKAALHSYTQSLRIALAKNSAVKVFELMPPLVNTDFSQEIGGERGIPPAAVATDLIHAIENNTYEVHVGQTAYIYDLSRSAPAEALLAMNP; via the coding sequence ATGAAAACAACAAAGAACACCATCCTGATCACCGGTGGCACCGCGGGTATCGGACTGGAGATCGCAAAACATTTCGCCGCCAAAGGAAACCAGGTGATCGTTACCGGCAGGGACGAAGCGCGCCTGAAGAAAGCGCTCGCACAAATTCCCGGCGCCCAAGGTATCGTGTCCGACGTATCGAACGGCAAGGATGTAGAACAATTGGTAAAAAAGCTCTACGCCGAATTTCCCTCCCTCAACATCGTCGTCAACAACGCCGGGCGGGCCTACCTGTCGGACCTCGCCGAAGGACAGGGGACTTTTGAAAAAGCCGGCGATGAAATGCTGACCAACTATCTCTCCATCATTCGCCTGAACGAAGCCCTGTTGCCCCTGCTGAAAGAACAACAAGAAGCGGCGGTGGTGAACGTATCGTCCATTGTTGCGCTCACCCCAAACCATCGCACCGCCACCTACGGCGCCAGCAAAGCCGCACTCCACTCCTACACCCAATCGCTGCGCATCGCGTTGGCGAAGAACTCGGCCGTGAAAGTCTTTGAACTGATGCCCCCCCTCGTAAACACAGACTTCTCCCAGGAAATCGGCGGCGAACGCGGAATTCCCCCGGCTGCCGTGGCAACGGATCTGATACACGCCATAGAAAATAACACATATGAAGTGCACGTCGGTCAAACCGCCTACATTTATGATCTAAGCCGCAGCGCCCCTGCAGAAGCTTTGCTGGCGATGAATCCTTAA
- a CDS encoding M3 family metallopeptidase, with amino-acid sequence MRHHYRISLLLLFAATLFSCSKPQKETPVASDDNPLLKAWEGPYGGLPPFDKVEHKHFIPAFEAATAANLADIDKITAQTAAPDFDNTILALEQAGKPFSRLQTFLNIWANNMNDSSFQKIESELTPRLAAFNDQIIQNGKLFARIKTVYESEALKSLTPEQQRLTWLYYTNFVHSGAQLDSTAKQRLSDINQKLAALFTKFSQHVLADENDQYVTISKKEDLAGLPQSLIDGAAATAADKKQENVWLISNTRSSVDPFLTFSTNRELREKVWRMFINRGDNGNANDNNAIITDILQLRAERAKLLGFKTHAHLMLDNKMAKTPERAMELMEEVWKPAVARVKVEVADMQAIAQKEGANIKIAPWDYRFYAEKVRKQRYDLDQNEVKPYMQLDKMREGMFWAAGELFGFTFTPLDSVPVYHPDVKVWEVKDKTSGRTVGVWYFDPYARPGKRSGAWMNTYRNQHKLDGGMLPMVSNNSNFIKGKPGEPVLISLDDATTLFHEFGHALHGLSSDVTYPSLQSPNVASDYVEFPSQLNERWFLTPEVLNTFALHYQTGKPIPKELVDKIRKTKSFNSGFTTVEYLASALIDMKLHLEGDKKIDPDQYERETLTALGMPAEIVMRHRTPQFLHIFADDGYSAGYYSYLWSDVISADAFTAFTEAGGPYDKTVSDRYKQHVLSVGNTIDPAEGYKQFRGRDPKINALMEVRGFAKPK; translated from the coding sequence ATGAGACACCATTACCGGATTTCCTTGTTGCTGTTGTTTGCAGCGACGCTTTTTTCATGCAGTAAGCCCCAAAAAGAAACACCTGTTGCATCCGACGATAATCCCCTCCTGAAGGCATGGGAGGGACCCTATGGCGGACTGCCGCCGTTCGACAAGGTGGAACACAAGCATTTTATACCGGCCTTTGAAGCGGCCACCGCCGCCAACCTGGCCGACATCGACAAGATCACCGCCCAAACCGCCGCTCCGGATTTCGACAACACCATCCTGGCCCTGGAACAAGCCGGCAAGCCCTTCAGCCGCTTACAGACGTTTCTCAACATTTGGGCAAACAACATGAACGACAGCTCCTTCCAGAAGATCGAAAGTGAACTCACCCCCAGGCTGGCCGCGTTCAACGACCAGATCATCCAGAATGGAAAACTCTTTGCCCGCATCAAGACGGTCTATGAATCGGAGGCCCTCAAAAGCCTGACACCAGAGCAACAACGGCTCACCTGGCTGTACTATACCAACTTTGTTCATTCCGGCGCCCAGCTTGACTCCACGGCAAAACAACGCTTGTCCGACATCAACCAGAAGCTCGCCGCACTCTTCACCAAATTCAGCCAGCACGTGTTGGCTGACGAGAACGACCAATATGTGACCATCAGCAAAAAAGAAGACCTGGCCGGTCTGCCGCAAAGCCTCATCGACGGTGCTGCCGCCACCGCTGCGGATAAGAAACAGGAAAACGTCTGGCTGATCTCCAACACGCGCTCGTCGGTGGATCCGTTCCTGACGTTCTCCACCAACCGCGAGCTGCGCGAAAAAGTATGGCGCATGTTCATCAACCGCGGCGACAATGGCAACGCCAACGACAACAACGCCATCATCACCGACATCCTGCAACTGCGCGCCGAACGCGCTAAACTTTTGGGCTTTAAAACACATGCTCATTTGATGTTGGACAACAAAATGGCCAAGACACCCGAGCGTGCGATGGAGCTCATGGAAGAAGTGTGGAAACCCGCCGTCGCCCGCGTAAAAGTAGAAGTGGCCGACATGCAGGCGATCGCACAAAAGGAGGGAGCCAACATCAAGATCGCCCCGTGGGACTATCGCTTCTATGCCGAGAAAGTAAGAAAGCAACGCTATGACCTCGATCAAAACGAAGTGAAGCCCTACATGCAGCTTGACAAAATGCGCGAGGGCATGTTCTGGGCTGCCGGTGAACTCTTCGGATTTACCTTCACCCCGCTCGACAGTGTGCCGGTATATCACCCCGACGTAAAAGTTTGGGAAGTGAAGGACAAGACCAGTGGCCGCACCGTTGGCGTTTGGTATTTCGATCCCTATGCACGCCCCGGCAAGCGCTCGGGTGCCTGGATGAACACCTACCGCAACCAACACAAACTCGACGGCGGCATGTTGCCCATGGTATCCAACAACAGCAACTTCATCAAAGGCAAACCAGGAGAACCCGTCCTTATTTCGCTGGATGATGCTACGACGTTATTCCATGAATTTGGACATGCACTGCACGGACTCTCCTCTGATGTAACGTATCCATCGCTACAGTCTCCCAACGTCGCCAGTGACTATGTGGAATTTCCTTCGCAGCTGAACGAGCGCTGGTTCCTCACGCCGGAAGTGCTGAACACCTTTGCGCTCCACTATCAAACCGGCAAACCCATCCCCAAGGAACTGGTGGATAAAATCAGGAAAACCAAAAGCTTCAACTCCGGATTCACCACGGTCGAGTACCTGGCCAGCGCCCTCATCGACATGAAGCTCCACCTGGAAGGCGACAAGAAAATTGATCCCGACCAATACGAACGCGAAACCCTCACCGCCCTGGGCATGCCCGCCGAGATCGTCATGCGTCACCGCACCCCTCAATTCCTCCACATTTTCGCCGACGACGGCTACTCCGCAGGCTACTACAGCTACCTCTGGTCCGACGTCATCTCCGCCGACGCCTTCACCGCCTTCACCGAAGCCGGCGGCCCCTACGACAAAACGGTAAGCGACCGCTACAAACAGCACGTCCTCTCCGTTGGCAACACGATCGATCCCGCCGAAGGCTACAAACAATTCCGCGGCCGCGATCCCAAGATCAACGCCCTCATGGAAGTGAGAGGGTTTGCTAAACCGAAATAG
- a CDS encoding DUF1987 domain-containing protein, whose amino-acid sequence MEILTMESSDDTPQVILNKDKNIFEISGRCLPEDAVSFFNPIMDWVKRYAQSPNPTTDFHIKLDYFNTASSKLLLDLLTALKSIPAIRVIWHSYADDEEVQEAGAEFSEQVDIPFEFRER is encoded by the coding sequence ATGGAAATCCTCACGATGGAAAGCAGCGACGACACACCACAAGTGATCCTCAACAAAGACAAAAACATCTTTGAGATCTCCGGCCGCTGTCTCCCGGAAGACGCCGTATCTTTTTTCAATCCCATCATGGATTGGGTCAAACGCTACGCCCAATCGCCCAATCCGACCACAGACTTCCACATCAAACTCGACTACTTCAACACCGCCTCCTCCAAACTACTCCTCGACCTCCTCACCGCCCTCAAATCCATCCCCGCCATCCGCGTCATCTGGCACTCCTACGCAGACGACGAAGAAGTCCAAGAAGCCGGCGCCGAATTCTCCGAACAAGTAGACATTCCCTTCGAATTCCGCGAACGTTAG